The following are encoded together in the Kineosporiaceae bacterium genome:
- a CDS encoding molybdopterin molybdotransferase MoeA yields MIAVEEHLARCLALVELLAPREVELLAARGLLLAQDVTSGLDLPAFANSAMDGYAVRCEDVAGAGEQTPVVLPVVADVAAGPSAPLSMAPGTVVRVMTGAPVPAGTEAIVPVEWTDAGTTTVTIRQAPQPGQFVRHPGEDVTRGELLLTAGTRLTARDIGLLAAVGLDRVPVHPAPRVVVVSTGSELVPPGGELGFGQIYDSNGYALVAAATDLGAQARYAGFVGDDEADVRAALDAACADADLVITSGGVSAGAYDPVKAVLSSSASMWFGKVAMQPGMPQGAGRYGPGTAVLTLPGNPVSSMVSFEVFGRPMLRTLLGEPDVHRPRRTARAAVAWSSPAGKRQFVRAVLSEGEGSPGHAEVAGMADVATVRPVGAQGSHLVADLAEATCLAVVPEDVTRVEIGDLVECLVLERVQR; encoded by the coding sequence ATGATTGCCGTCGAGGAGCACCTGGCCAGGTGCCTGGCTCTGGTGGAGTTGCTCGCACCCCGTGAGGTCGAGCTGCTGGCTGCCCGTGGTCTGCTGCTCGCGCAGGACGTCACGTCCGGGCTGGATCTGCCGGCGTTCGCCAACTCGGCGATGGACGGCTACGCGGTCCGCTGCGAGGACGTCGCGGGCGCCGGTGAGCAGACGCCCGTCGTGCTGCCCGTGGTGGCCGATGTGGCGGCCGGACCGAGCGCCCCGCTGAGCATGGCGCCGGGCACGGTGGTGCGCGTCATGACGGGTGCGCCGGTTCCGGCCGGCACCGAGGCGATCGTGCCGGTGGAGTGGACCGATGCCGGGACCACCACGGTGACCATCCGGCAGGCGCCGCAGCCCGGCCAGTTCGTGCGCCACCCGGGCGAGGACGTCACGCGGGGAGAGCTGCTGCTGACCGCCGGGACCCGCCTGACGGCCCGCGACATCGGGCTGCTCGCGGCGGTGGGCCTCGACCGGGTGCCGGTGCATCCCGCGCCGCGGGTGGTGGTGGTCTCGACCGGCAGCGAGTTGGTGCCCCCCGGCGGCGAGCTGGGGTTCGGGCAGATCTACGACTCCAACGGGTATGCGCTGGTCGCCGCCGCCACCGATCTGGGCGCGCAGGCGCGCTATGCGGGTTTCGTCGGTGACGACGAGGCCGACGTCCGTGCCGCGCTGGACGCCGCGTGCGCCGATGCCGATCTCGTCATCACCAGCGGCGGGGTGTCGGCGGGGGCCTACGACCCCGTCAAGGCCGTGCTGTCGAGCAGCGCCTCGATGTGGTTCGGCAAGGTGGCGATGCAGCCGGGCATGCCCCAGGGGGCCGGCCGCTACGGGCCGGGTACCGCGGTGCTGACGTTGCCGGGCAACCCGGTGAGCTCGATGGTCTCGTTCGAGGTGTTCGGGCGGCCGATGCTGCGCACCCTGCTGGGTGAGCCCGATGTGCACCGGCCGCGGCGGACGGCGCGGGCCGCGGTGGCCTGGTCGTCGCCCGCCGGCAAGCGGCAGTTCGTCCGAGCCGTGCTGTCGGAGGGTGAGGGTTCGCCCGGGCATGCCGAGGTGGCGGGGATGGCCGACGTGGCGACGGTGCGTCCGGTGGGGGCGCAGGGATCCCATCTGGTGGCCGATCTCGCCGAGGCCACCTGTTTGGCCGTTGTCCCCGAGGACGTCACCCGGGTCGAGATCGGCGATCTCGTGGAATGCCTTGTGCTGGAAAGGGTTCAGCGATGA
- a CDS encoding MogA/MoaB family molybdenum cofactor biosynthesis protein, which translates to MSAPDGTVPSRALVITASNRAAAGVYADRGGPILVEGLRELGFAVDGPQVVPDGEPVAQALRAAVVAGYAVVLTTGGTGLSPTDRTPEATRSVIDREVPGIAEAIRAQGVSAGIATAALSRGVAGLASSTLIVNLPGSPGGCRDGIAVLRAVLPHAVDQVRGGDHPTPS; encoded by the coding sequence GTGAGTGCCCCGGACGGCACCGTCCCGTCCCGGGCGCTGGTGATCACGGCGTCCAACCGGGCGGCGGCCGGGGTCTACGCCGACCGCGGTGGCCCGATCCTGGTCGAGGGCCTGCGTGAGCTGGGATTCGCGGTCGACGGTCCGCAGGTGGTGCCGGACGGCGAGCCCGTCGCGCAGGCCTTGCGGGCGGCGGTGGTCGCCGGTTACGCGGTGGTGCTGACCACCGGTGGCACCGGGCTCTCGCCGACCGACCGCACCCCCGAGGCCACCCGATCGGTGATCGACCGTGAGGTGCCTGGTATCGCTGAGGCCATTCGGGCGCAAGGGGTTTCGGCGGGGATCGCGACGGCTGCCCTGTCGCGCGGGGTGGCCGGGCTGGCGTCGTCCACGCTGATCGTCAACCTGCCCGGCTCACCGGGAGGCTGCCGGGACGGGATCGCGGTGCTGCGCGCCGTCCTGCCGCATGCCGTCGATCAGGTGCGCGGCGGCGACCACCCCACCCCGTCCTGA
- the moaC gene encoding cyclic pyranopterin monophosphate synthase MoaC, protein MNATEAGPAGAAAQPRGLTHVDSRGQARMVDVSAKPVTAREASAAGRVLCSPAVVALLRGDGVPKGDALAVARIAGLQAAKRTPELVPLAHPVAVHGVSVELTVTDEGVDIVATVRTADRTGVEMEALTSVVVAALALVDMVKAVDKQARITDVRVIAKSGGRSGDWRAE, encoded by the coding sequence ATGAACGCGACAGAGGCCGGGCCGGCCGGCGCGGCGGCGCAGCCGCGGGGGCTGACCCATGTCGACTCGCGGGGCCAGGCCCGCATGGTCGACGTCTCGGCCAAGCCGGTGACAGCTCGTGAGGCCAGCGCCGCCGGTCGGGTGCTCTGTTCGCCCGCGGTGGTGGCGTTGCTGCGGGGCGACGGTGTGCCGAAGGGTGATGCCCTGGCGGTGGCAAGGATCGCCGGACTGCAGGCGGCCAAGCGCACGCCCGAGCTGGTCCCGTTGGCGCATCCCGTTGCGGTGCACGGGGTCTCGGTCGAGCTGACGGTGACCGACGAGGGGGTCGACATCGTCGCGACGGTGCGCACGGCCGACCGCACCGGGGTCGAGATGGAGGCCCTGACCAGCGTGGTGGTGGCTGCGCTCGCCCTGGTCGACATGGTCAAGGCGGTCGACAAGCAGGCGCGGATCACCGACGTGCGGGTGATCGCCAAGAGCGGTGGGCGTTCCGGCGACTGGCGGGCCGAGTGA
- the galU gene encoding UTP--glucose-1-phosphate uridylyltransferase GalU — MTDVISSVAAATNVAAQAGLGPAVTKAVIPAAGLGTRFLPATKATPKEMLPVVDKPAIQYVVEEAVAAGLSDVLMITGRNKSSLENHFDRAWELEEALQAKGDLNRLARVRKSNVLADVHYVRQGDPRGLGHAVMCAANHVGNSPFAVLLGDDLIDVRDPLLSRMIEVQRRSRASVVALMEVPREQIHLYGCAAVETTDQDDVVKVTGMVEKPDAADAPSNLAVIGRYVLHPRIFDVLATTAPGRGGEIQLTDALQTLTDAEGEGGGVYGVIFRGRRYDTGDRLDYLKAVVQIACDHPDLGADLRTWLKGYVAKLED; from the coding sequence ATGACAGACGTGATCAGCAGCGTGGCGGCCGCCACCAACGTCGCCGCGCAGGCGGGGCTCGGGCCGGCCGTGACCAAGGCCGTGATCCCGGCGGCGGGCCTGGGGACCCGCTTCCTGCCGGCGACCAAGGCGACTCCCAAGGAGATGCTGCCGGTCGTCGACAAGCCGGCCATCCAGTACGTCGTCGAAGAGGCGGTCGCGGCCGGCCTGTCCGACGTCCTGATGATCACCGGGCGGAACAAGAGCTCGCTCGAGAACCACTTCGACCGCGCCTGGGAGCTCGAAGAGGCGTTGCAGGCCAAGGGAGACCTCAATCGGCTGGCCCGGGTCCGCAAGTCCAACGTGCTCGCCGACGTGCACTACGTGCGCCAGGGTGACCCGCGCGGTCTCGGGCACGCGGTGATGTGTGCGGCCAACCACGTGGGCAACAGCCCCTTCGCGGTGCTCTTGGGTGACGACCTGATCGACGTGCGTGACCCGTTGCTCTCGCGCATGATCGAGGTCCAGCGGCGCAGCCGCGCCTCGGTGGTGGCCCTGATGGAGGTGCCCCGCGAGCAGATCCACCTCTATGGCTGCGCCGCGGTCGAGACCACCGATCAGGACGATGTCGTCAAGGTCACCGGCATGGTCGAGAAGCCGGACGCGGCCGATGCCCCCAGCAACCTGGCCGTGATCGGCCGGTACGTGCTGCACCCGCGGATCTTCGACGTCCTGGCCACGACGGCTCCCGGTCGCGGTGGCGAGATCCAGCTGACCGACGCGTTGCAGACCCTGACCGACGCCGAGGGCGAGGGCGGTGGCGTCTACGGCGTGATCTTCCGCGGCCGGCGATACGACACCGGCGACCGGCTCGACTACCTCAAGGCCGTCGTCCAGATCGCCTGTGACCACCCCGATCTGGGCGCCGACCTGCGCACCTGGCTGAAGGGGTACGTGGCGAAGCTGGAGGACTGA